Below is a genomic region from Anaerobranca gottschalkii DSM 13577.
AAAATTTGTTCTAATTTAACTAGCTCCCTTTCTGTATAAAACCTCCCTTTTCTGTTCCTTCGGGGGATTAGCAGATGAATTTTTTCATAATATCGCAACGTATCTACAGAAACACCGTATTTTTTTGCAACTTCCCCAATTAACATCAATTTCACCTCCTTAGAATTAGTATAAACCCTGAAGTTAACTCTAGGTCAATAGATTTTTAAAATTGTGGTTATAAAAAAACACCCTTATAAGGGTGCTACTTCTAACTGCTCAATATTTTTATTTGTTCTTCTATTACATAGGGTGGATAGGGTTTACTAAAATAATATCCTTGACATTCATCACAACCTATAGATTTTAGAAAATAGAGTTGTTCTTTACTTTCTATCCCTTCGGCTACAACTTTAATCCCTAATGCTTGGGCCAGCTGAACAACGGCTTTCACTATAATCTCATTTTCTGTCCTTTCTCCAATATATTTAATGAAATCTCTATCTAATTTAACTACATCTATAGGTAAGTTAATCAGATAAGTTAAGGAAGAATAACCGGTACCAAAATCATCTAAGGCAATAGAAATGCCTTTTTCCCTAAGTTTTTTAATGATTTCTGTCCCCAATTCTATATTTTTTAAAAATGTTGTTTCAGTAATCTCAAGTTGAATCTCAGCGGGATTTGTTTGAGTTTGGTCTAGTATTTTTTGAATTTCATCGGCTAAATCTGGATATTCAAAGGATTTACAGGAAAAATTGATAGATAATTTCAATGGATAAGGACTATTGGCATCCCACTGTTTTTTCTGTAAACATGCTGTTTTCAATACCCATAAGTTTATTTGGTGTATCAAACCAGTATTTTCTGCTATAGGGATGAACTCTACCGGTGAAATTAGCCCTTTTTGAGGGTGCTGCCAACGGATTAGGGCCTCTAACCCTGTAATCACTTCATTTTTCAAATCCATAATCGGTTGATAATGTAAAACAAATTCCCCTTTGTTTAAAGCATTATGTAACTGATTAGCCAATTCCATAGTTGCTACCCGCTTTTCTTGCATTTCATTGGAGTAAATGAATACCTTATTCCTTCCCCCTTCTTTAGCCATGTACATTGAAGAGTCGGCATTTTTATACAAGGTTTCAAAGGTTTTACCATGTTGGGGATAGAGGGCAATTCCTGCACTTATTGAAATAAAGTATTCTTTATCTTGATAAACCCAAGGCTTTTTCAGCTTTTCTAAAATCCCATTTATATGACCTAATAGACCTTCTTTTATTCCATTTTCATAAACAACCAAAACAAATTCATCTCCCCCTAACCTACCTACTAAGTGGGGGTATTTTAATTCGTCCCTCAAAGCCTTAGCAATATGCCTTAGAAGCTGATCCCCGGCACTATGACCTAAAGTATCATTGATGTTTTTAAAGTTATCAATATCAATGTAGACAAGGGCGAATTTTTTATTTTGCTCTAGTTTAATATTCATATTTACTTCTTGCTCAATATAGAGTTTATTTGGTAAAGCTGTAATTATATCAGTATAAGCAAGTATATCTAACTTTTCTTTAATCTTTGCTAATTCTTTATGGGTTTTCCTTAATTCCTCCAAAGAATTTTCCATTTTTTTTGAGCTATCGGCAACTAATTTTAATTGCTTACCGATTATAAAATATAAGAAAACTGTCGTAACTATTACAAAAAAAGTTCCTTTATAGTTTTGTAAAACTCTATACATCGTAATGTCGTTACTTAAGAGATATAAAATTTTATCCGAAACTAAAATCCAAACTATACCAATAATTCCATATAGGAAAGTTATTCTTAAGGCAATCTTTTGATATATCCTTTCCCCTGTACTAACCCTTTTTGCCAACTTTTTCATTCTACTACCACCATTTCTACAATTATATACATAATTCTACATAATTCGCCCTTTTTTTGCAATCAATATTCAAATTAACATTCTAGTACTTTTGTCCTAACAAGTAGTGGAAGCTGTTCATAGTATAAGAATACTGTCGTTATTTATCATTTCCTGGGGAATATTAGAAAGTAGATAAGCGGACATAATCCCTTTTTCGCAATTCATGGATGAAAAATCCCCAAACTATCATGGCAATGGTAAATAAAATAATGGATCCGATGGTTAAGGAATTGGTGATAGAATTCCCGATTACTGTAAAAACGATTAGTTTTGGAGTAATACCCATCAATGATGCTAACAGGTAACGATGATAATAATTACCACTTGCCCCTAACATCAAACTAACTAATTCAATACCAAAGGGTATCATCCTCAAGAAAAAGGTTATGATAAAATCATTCTGTTGATTAAGTTCTATCCCTTTTTTTACTTTAGCACTTTTATCCATGATCTTTTCTACAAAATTTTTACCTAAAAATCTCCCGTAAAAAAATGTTAAAGTTATTTCTAAAGTTATTCCTAGTAAATTAATAGCTATAGCTAGATGTAATGGGAAAAACATCCCTACCGAAATATACAATACCGGGATTGGTATAAAAAAAATAACTGATTTTATTGTATATAAAGATAAAGCTATTATTACCCTTTTGTAGATATTTTCCGAGCCGCTGATAATTTCTTTAACATCAATTTCTCCTAGGTCCCGCCAGGTAAAAAAGATTATTAGTAACCCTAGGATAAAAATTGTTAGTCGTAATAAATTGTATTTTTTTATCATATTATCACCTAATTCAAAGTTTTAATATATATTTATTTAAACCAAGGATTTTATATCCATAATTTTACCTTAAATAACCCCTAAGGTAAAGAAAAAGTATCCCCATTTTTGAGGGATACTTTTTTACAAAATAACGGCTTCTTTTAAGTCCCATTTTTGGCCTTTGACAATCTCGACCTTACCACCTTTAGAATAAACACCAAAATTTGTAGAATTTTTATTTGGGAAAATCCTTACAGTAAAGGTTTCTTCCCCTTCATTTAGGAATATTTCTAGAGAAGATGTATCTATATAAATTGTAATTTTTATATTGTTTACATCCTTTAAGGTTACTGCCCTTTGTCCTTTTCCCCATAGACCACTTTTCTCCCTATCTAATATTACTTTACTAGATTGTGTGTCAATTGTAAGTTTTGTATACTGTTTTTTCCCTTCATCACTGCGGATGAATAATCCAAACTCATCGGAATCAATATTGACTATTTCTAATTGTATTTCTACCCTCTCACCACTAAATTCCTTTATAAAGGCCCATGAATCCTGAATAATCTTTTTTTCTAATTTATATTCCTTTACCCTTAACCTTTCTAATTCCCCTATTGGTTTTTGACAAAGTTTTTCACCTTTTAAATACAATTCTCTAGGAATAGTTAAACAATGGATCCAGTTTTCCTTTAAGGTAGGCTGATCCTCTTCTTCTGGCATGCCCATCCAAGCCCAAAGAATTCTCCTGCCATCAGGGCTTAAAAAAGTCTGGGGTGCGTAAAATTCAAAACCCCTATCTAGTTCTATAAATTCTTTACCGTGAAATTTCCCGTTATTATAATCTAATTTCCCTATCATGTAGCCACATTGATAGCGGTTATTATATAAATCACCTTGAGGCTCTAATCCTTGGGGACAAAAGAGTAAAATATCTTTGTCATCTAAAGAGAATAAATCGGGACATTCCCACATATACCCTAAACTTTCTTTAGACACTTCCCCTACAAAACTCCAATTATAGGGATCATTTCCCTTATACAAAACTGCTGTACCAGTTAAATCTTCCCTTTGCGCCCCTATAATCATATACCACATACCATCTTTTTGCCAAACTTTTGGGTCTCGGAAATGGGCGGTATATCCTGGGGGAAAATTGTTTATCAATGGATTTTTGCCGTACTTAACAAAGTTATCCCCATCTTCTGATATGGCTAGACATTGATAAGTTTCCCTTTCTCCATCGGTAGTCTTAACATTTCCCGTATAAAAGGCCAATAATTTTTCTCCGTACTGAATAGCGGAACCAGAATAGCAGCCATTTTTATCATAGTAGTCCACAGGGGCTAACACTGAGGGATGGCCGTACCAGAAAACCATATCCTTACTGGAAAAGTGTCCCCAATGGACTTCTTTACCCAAAGGAAATTTTTTATTCCATTGGTAAAAAACATGGTACCTTCCTTTAAAATGTGATAGTCCATTAGGATCA
It encodes:
- a CDS encoding MerR family transcriptional regulator, with the translated sequence MLIGEVAKKYGVSVDTLRYYEKIHLLIPRRNRKGRFYTERELVKLEQI
- a CDS encoding putative bifunctional diguanylate cyclase/phosphodiesterase, which produces MKKLAKRVSTGERIYQKIALRITFLYGIIGIVWILVSDKILYLLSNDITMYRVLQNYKGTFFVIVTTVFLYFIIGKQLKLVADSSKKMENSLEELRKTHKELAKIKEKLDILAYTDIITALPNKLYIEQEVNMNIKLEQNKKFALVYIDIDNFKNINDTLGHSAGDQLLRHIAKALRDELKYPHLVGRLGGDEFVLVVYENGIKEGLLGHINGILEKLKKPWVYQDKEYFISISAGIALYPQHGKTFETLYKNADSSMYMAKEGGRNKVFIYSNEMQEKRVATMELANQLHNALNKGEFVLHYQPIMDLKNEVITGLEALIRWQHPQKGLISPVEFIPIAENTGLIHQINLWVLKTACLQKKQWDANSPYPLKLSINFSCKSFEYPDLADEIQKILDQTQTNPAEIQLEITETTFLKNIELGTEIIKKLREKGISIALDDFGTGYSSLTYLINLPIDVVKLDRDFIKYIGERTENEIIVKAVVQLAQALGIKVVAEGIESKEQLYFLKSIGCDECQGYYFSKPYPPYVIEEQIKILSS
- a CDS encoding TVP38/TMEM64 family protein — translated: MIKKYNLLRLTIFILGLLIIFFTWRDLGEIDVKEIISGSENIYKRVIIALSLYTIKSVIFFIPIPVLYISVGMFFPLHLAIAINLLGITLEITLTFFYGRFLGKNFVEKIMDKSAKVKKGIELNQQNDFIITFFLRMIPFGIELVSLMLGASGNYYHRYLLASLMGITPKLIVFTVIGNSITNSLTIGSIILFTIAMIVWGFFIHELRKRDYVRLSTF
- a CDS encoding glycoside hydrolase family 32 protein produces the protein MKSYRQSYHLSPPYGFMNDPNGLSHFKGRYHVFYQWNKKFPLGKEVHWGHFSSKDMVFWYGHPSVLAPVDYYDKNGCYSGSAIQYGEKLLAFYTGNVKTTDGERETYQCLAISEDGDNFVKYGKNPLINNFPPGYTAHFRDPKVWQKDGMWYMIIGAQREDLTGTAVLYKGNDPYNWSFVGEVSKESLGYMWECPDLFSLDDKDILLFCPQGLEPQGDLYNNRYQCGYMIGKLDYNNGKFHGKEFIELDRGFEFYAPQTFLSPDGRRILWAWMGMPEEEDQPTLKENWIHCLTIPRELYLKGEKLCQKPIGELERLRVKEYKLEKKIIQDSWAFIKEFSGERVEIQLEIVNIDSDEFGLFIRSDEGKKQYTKLTIDTQSSKVILDREKSGLWGKGQRAVTLKDVNNIKITIYIDTSSLEIFLNEGEETFTVRIFPNKNSTNFGVYSKGGKVEIVKGQKWDLKEAVIL